The genomic segment CGTAAAGCATAGTTGTAATCGTAAATCTGATCTGATGACTGGAACGATAAGGAATATTCAATGGTTTGCATACTTTATTTTTAAGATGTTCGTTAAAAGAATCAGCATAAATGGGCTGTCCATCTTTCATAAAAAGAAAATCACAATCAGGATTTAATTTCAATGTTTTAGTGATAATTTCCTGTGCCTGCGGAGTAAGAGGAATACTCCGAAATCGGCGGCCCTTTTGAAAATTTCTATTATTTATTTTTACCTAATTTATATATTATTCCTATTATTATAAATGATGCACCTATGTATATTCGTACCAGATCCGAAATAACATTCTCCGCTTTTTCATTTCCATTATATATATTTACAGCTATAAGAAAAATAATGGCTAATATACACCATAGTGCAAATATGCATCTACGAATCTTTTTTTTCTTCACTTCAATCTTCCTTCTTTCTTTCATGATTAATAATGCCTTGTTTTATTGTCAAATAATCAGAAGTTGAACTAATAATATATAAATTGTATTCACCATCCTCTTTGATAGTTAATGTGTAACTTCCGACTATATTTCTCATGCTCTCCCCTTCATACATAATTCCATCACGGATATAACCTATAACAAATGTCTGTTTTTGAACTGTTTCTGATTTATATTTTTCAAAAGAAAATGTTAAAGTATCGCCTTCTTTGCAATTCCATCCTTTGTAATTATTCACATAAAATACTGCCATGCTTCCATTAGTCATAATAATTTCAGGCGTCACTTCATTTTTTACTTCAAATTCAGAAATAGATGAAGGTAAAACAATATTTTCATTTGCAACACCTTTTATAATGTTACTGTTATCTATAGGGTTTTTATCTATTTGTTTTATACATCTTTCTCCACTATAAGTAACTTC from the Blautia wexlerae DSM 19850 genome contains:
- a CDS encoding tyrosine-type recombinase/integrase produces the protein MNNRNFQKGRRFRSIPLTPQAQEIITKTLKLNPDCDFLFMKDGQPIYADSFNEHLKNKVCKPLNIPYRSSHQIRFTITTMLYEAGVPLNQLSTMLGHSETRTTLHYIRQQSVDPKSSTIMINTLDTDLSDSNPANP